The following coding sequences are from one Rathayibacter sp. VKM Ac-2760 window:
- a CDS encoding sugar ABC transporter permease — translation MSAVLTRPAPPAKSNRSSATSWLSQHLDKLPTLAALVIFLGMIVYGEVAYGRILQASTISNLLINNAHLIILAVGLTFVILTGGIDLSVGAVIAFSSVSGVLLINSGWNPWLVMLLMVLIGSAFGLISGVLIQYFNVQPFIATLAMMFLARGLASMLSTVPERLPEDSAVLSLATPIKLIDGPKVNDFVISPGVIIAVLVVAAAFFVLHRTRLGRTVYAMGGSEPSAALMGLPVVRTKLLIYVISGTLAGLAGVVYTARLGSAQNITGTGWELDAIAATVIGGTLLTGGVGFVLGSVIGALVLGLMNVLITRDGGIPPEATTIITGGILLVFVLLQRAVMARNRT, via the coding sequence ATGAGCGCCGTGCTGACCCGACCCGCCCCGCCGGCGAAGTCGAACCGCTCCTCCGCCACCTCGTGGCTGAGCCAGCACCTCGACAAGCTGCCGACCCTCGCCGCCCTGGTCATCTTCCTGGGCATGATCGTCTACGGCGAGGTCGCCTACGGGCGCATCCTGCAGGCGAGCACGATCTCGAACCTGCTGATCAACAACGCGCACCTGATCATCCTCGCCGTGGGCCTCACCTTCGTGATCCTCACCGGCGGCATCGACCTCTCGGTCGGCGCGGTGATCGCCTTCAGCAGCGTGAGCGGCGTGCTGCTCATCAACAGCGGCTGGAACCCCTGGCTCGTGATGCTCCTGATGGTGCTGATCGGCTCCGCGTTCGGCCTGATCTCGGGCGTGCTGATCCAGTACTTCAACGTCCAGCCGTTCATCGCGACCCTCGCGATGATGTTCCTGGCCCGCGGTCTCGCCTCGATGCTGAGCACGGTCCCGGAGCGCCTCCCCGAGGACTCGGCCGTGCTGTCGCTCGCGACGCCGATCAAGCTGATCGACGGACCGAAGGTCAACGACTTCGTGATCAGCCCCGGCGTGATCATCGCCGTGCTCGTCGTGGCCGCCGCGTTCTTCGTGCTGCACCGCACCCGCCTCGGCCGGACGGTCTACGCAATGGGCGGCTCGGAGCCGTCGGCCGCACTGATGGGCCTGCCCGTCGTCCGGACCAAGCTGCTCATCTACGTGATCAGCGGCACCCTCGCGGGCCTCGCCGGCGTGGTCTACACCGCCCGCCTCGGCAGCGCGCAGAACATCACCGGCACCGGCTGGGAGCTCGACGCCATCGCGGCGACCGTCATCGGCGGCACGCTGCTCACCGGCGGCGTCGGCTTCGTCCTCGGCTCCGTGATCGGCGCCCTGGTCCTCGGCCTGATGAACGTCCTGATCACCCGCGACGGCGGCATCCCGCCCGAGGCGACCACCATCATCACCGGCGGCATCCTGCTCGTCTTCGTGCTCCTGCAGCGCGCGGTGATGGCCCGCAACCGGACCTGA
- a CDS encoding DUF916 domain-containing protein, with product MTTVLRTLLAVVVAALALSAAPPALAATATDQVTWAVSPATDGAVDKRSWVELDLDPGATADEQAAVRNLSDQTVTFRIDTADGYFTDKGRFNMLPSDQESVDAGTWITAPETVTVEPGGTGIVPFTVTVPDNAEPGDHAAGLAASLVSVGTDVGGSSVGVESRIGFRVMTRVTGDVAPAVAVENLTGDYRLSWNPFQPGALTVTADIVNTGNVRLLLDGSASTQGATAPLVAADAAAQELLPGDRRAVTLQLDDVWPLFAVGTDLTVAPTVVTPDGLDPVDIAPVTESTTTAAVPLPQLAVLLGIALILAALLAGRTRSRRRVAALVEQAKEEGRREAAHVSS from the coding sequence ATGACCACCGTTCTCCGCACCCTCCTCGCCGTCGTCGTCGCCGCGCTCGCGCTCTCCGCCGCTCCCCCGGCCCTCGCCGCGACCGCCACCGATCAGGTCACCTGGGCGGTCAGCCCCGCGACCGACGGCGCCGTCGACAAGCGCTCCTGGGTCGAGCTCGACCTCGACCCCGGCGCCACCGCCGACGAGCAGGCCGCGGTCCGCAACCTCAGCGACCAGACCGTCACCTTCCGCATCGACACGGCCGACGGCTACTTCACCGACAAGGGCCGCTTCAACATGCTCCCCTCGGATCAGGAGTCCGTCGACGCCGGCACCTGGATCACCGCCCCCGAGACCGTCACCGTCGAGCCCGGCGGCACCGGAATCGTCCCCTTCACCGTCACCGTCCCCGACAACGCCGAGCCCGGCGATCACGCCGCCGGCCTCGCCGCCTCCCTCGTCTCCGTCGGCACCGACGTCGGCGGCTCCTCCGTCGGCGTCGAGAGCCGCATCGGCTTCCGCGTGATGACCCGGGTCACCGGCGACGTCGCCCCCGCCGTCGCCGTCGAGAACCTCACCGGCGACTACCGCCTCTCCTGGAACCCCTTCCAGCCCGGCGCCCTCACCGTCACCGCCGACATCGTCAACACCGGCAACGTCCGCCTGCTGCTCGACGGCAGCGCGAGCACCCAGGGCGCCACCGCGCCGCTCGTCGCCGCCGACGCCGCGGCGCAGGAGCTCCTCCCCGGCGACCGCCGCGCCGTCACTCTCCAGCTCGACGACGTCTGGCCCCTCTTCGCCGTCGGCACCGACCTCACCGTCGCCCCCACCGTCGTCACCCCCGACGGCCTCGACCCCGTCGACATCGCCCCCGTCACCGAGTCGACCACCACCGCGGCTGTCCCGCTCCCCCAGCTCGCCGTGCTGCTCGGCATCGCCCTGATCCTCGCCGCGCTCCTCGCCGGCCGCACCCGCTCCCGCCGCCGCGTCGCCGCCCTCGTCGAGCAGGCCAAGGAGGAGGGCCGCCGCGAGGCCGCCCATGTCTCCTCCTGA
- a CDS encoding ABC transporter substrate-binding protein: MYNTRRFGQFLGFAAVGALALGLAGCSGGSDTAAGGGGDDVTTIGFVAVGPEGAWRQANETNIEDTFTADAGYDLKYAPATNGDQKSQIDSFTSFVDEGVDIILLSATEGSGWEDSLERAQEAEIPVILIDRGIEPDNTDLYVTRIAPDNIAVSTSVADWAKTAFPDGAKYFTLEGPAGVSVVNERNEGWDEVIGADSAFTKVGAQTANWSTEEAKSVFETVLKSNNNDVQMVFAQNDEMGLGAVQAVQEAGLTPGVDVKIATIDGTKNALQALADGQLSFVAEYNPLFGETALDAVEKTLAGDKVESSIVVPSETFDSPEAAKTALPDRKF; this comes from the coding sequence ATGTACAACACGAGGCGTTTCGGCCAGTTCCTCGGATTCGCAGCAGTCGGCGCACTCGCGCTCGGCCTCGCCGGCTGCTCCGGCGGCTCGGACACGGCCGCAGGCGGCGGTGGCGACGACGTCACCACCATCGGCTTCGTGGCCGTCGGCCCCGAGGGCGCATGGCGTCAGGCGAACGAGACCAACATCGAGGACACGTTCACCGCTGACGCGGGCTACGACCTCAAGTACGCCCCCGCCACCAACGGCGACCAGAAGTCGCAGATCGACTCCTTCACGTCGTTCGTGGACGAGGGCGTCGACATCATCCTGCTGTCGGCCACGGAGGGCTCCGGCTGGGAGGACTCGCTCGAGCGCGCTCAGGAGGCCGAGATCCCGGTCATCCTGATCGACCGCGGCATCGAGCCGGACAACACCGACCTCTACGTCACCCGCATCGCGCCGGACAACATCGCGGTCAGCACCTCGGTCGCCGACTGGGCGAAGACCGCCTTCCCGGACGGCGCCAAGTACTTCACCCTCGAGGGCCCCGCCGGTGTCTCGGTCGTCAACGAGCGCAACGAGGGCTGGGACGAGGTCATCGGCGCCGACTCCGCCTTCACCAAGGTCGGCGCGCAGACCGCCAACTGGTCCACCGAGGAGGCCAAGAGCGTCTTCGAGACCGTCCTGAAGTCGAACAACAACGACGTCCAGATGGTCTTCGCGCAGAACGACGAGATGGGTCTCGGCGCGGTCCAGGCCGTCCAGGAGGCCGGCCTCACCCCGGGCGTCGACGTCAAGATCGCCACGATCGACGGCACCAAGAACGCCCTGCAGGCCCTCGCCGACGGTCAGCTCAGCTTCGTCGCCGAGTACAACCCGCTCTTCGGCGAGACCGCCCTCGACGCCGTCGAGAAGACCCTCGCCGGCGACAAGGTCGAGTCCTCGATCGTCGTCCCGAGCGAGACCTTCGACTCGCCCGAGGCCGCGAAGACCGCCCTGCCCGACCGCAAGTTCTAG
- a CDS encoding ABC transporter permease translates to MSSDTRPDRGSLLASLIRRQYFWGAVAIVLLLLVNVVKDPSYLGVTVSPTTGYLVGNVIDIARAAAPILMIAVGMCLVVATGGIDLSVGSIMVVAGAVSMEFLNAQGAPDSLGAAAAAFGLALLVAAVLGAVNGILVSVVGLQPFISTLVVMLAGRGLAKVITGGQNTAATNEPFRWLANGYVFGLPVVFLLAIAIVVVVGVLVRRSALGLMIEAIGMDPKAARLAGINRRGLLMTAYIGSGILAGVAGVFATASVMTVDVSRTGYQLELDAILAVVVGGTSLAGGKFNITGAAVGAILIATLDKTVVFLGVSSSATPAFKAIVIVALCLLQSERVRSAFKNRREARRSVPQKEAIPA, encoded by the coding sequence ATGAGCAGCGACACGCGACCGGACCGGGGCTCGCTCCTCGCGAGCCTGATCCGCCGTCAGTACTTCTGGGGAGCGGTGGCCATCGTGCTGCTGCTGCTCGTCAACGTCGTCAAGGACCCGAGCTATCTCGGCGTCACCGTCAGCCCGACCACGGGCTACCTCGTCGGCAACGTGATCGACATCGCCCGCGCCGCCGCCCCGATCCTGATGATCGCGGTCGGCATGTGCCTGGTGGTCGCGACCGGCGGCATCGACCTCTCGGTCGGCTCGATCATGGTCGTCGCCGGCGCCGTCTCGATGGAGTTCCTCAACGCCCAGGGCGCGCCGGACTCGCTCGGCGCCGCCGCGGCCGCCTTCGGCCTCGCGCTGCTGGTCGCCGCAGTGCTGGGAGCCGTGAACGGCATCCTCGTCTCGGTGGTGGGGCTCCAGCCCTTCATCAGCACGCTCGTCGTGATGCTCGCCGGCCGCGGCCTGGCGAAGGTCATCACAGGCGGCCAGAACACCGCCGCGACGAACGAGCCGTTCCGCTGGCTCGCCAACGGCTACGTCTTCGGGCTCCCCGTCGTCTTCCTGCTCGCCATCGCGATCGTCGTGGTCGTCGGAGTCCTGGTGCGCCGCAGCGCGCTCGGCCTGATGATCGAGGCCATCGGCATGGACCCGAAGGCGGCCCGCCTCGCCGGCATCAACCGCCGCGGCCTGCTGATGACCGCCTACATCGGCTCCGGCATCCTCGCCGGTGTCGCGGGCGTCTTCGCCACCGCGAGCGTGATGACGGTCGACGTCTCGCGCACCGGCTACCAGCTCGAGCTCGACGCGATCCTCGCGGTCGTGGTCGGCGGCACCTCCCTCGCGGGCGGCAAGTTCAACATCACCGGAGCGGCCGTCGGAGCGATCCTGATCGCCACCCTCGACAAGACGGTCGTCTTCCTCGGCGTCTCGTCCTCGGCGACGCCCGCCTTCAAGGCGATCGTCATCGTCGCCCTGTGCCTGCTGCAGTCGGAGCGGGTCCGCTCCGCCTTCAAGAACCGTCGCGAGGCGCGCCGCAGCGTCCCGCAGAAAGAGGCGATCCCCGCATGA
- a CDS encoding sugar ABC transporter ATP-binding protein, producing the protein MADSPPIVEMKNISISFPGVKALDGVDFRLFPGEVHTLMGENGAGKSTLIKALTGVYKIDSGEIVVGGTPRRLAGTADAQAAGISTVYQEVNLCTNLSIGENVMLGYEVRGPFGINWRATHEAAKRALERLGLGHLDPRRPLSSLSIAMQQLVAISRSTVSDSRVLILDEPTSSLDANEVENLFVVIRRLRAEGVAILFVSHFLDQVYAISDRLTVLRNGTYVGEYLTHELDRTSLISKMIGKDIAALRSLDSERADSDHLYREAPLYTAKGLAKKGSIESTDLTLHRGEVVGFAGLLGSGRTELARLIYGVDKPDTGEITLHGKKIDVPTPTAGLAHKIAFSSENRRDEGIIRDLSVRENLILAVQAKRGWARPLSKKEKDEIVAKYLVELNVRPADPDRPISKLSGGNQQKVLLGRWLATAPEILILDEPTRGIDVGAKAEIQEKVVALAGEGVAVVFISSELDEVVRLSDRIIVLKDHRVIAEILNGPAVTAESIVTTIAAEGVVDEDVVVLEGATQEAAS; encoded by the coding sequence ATGGCGGATTCGCCTCCGATCGTCGAGATGAAGAACATCTCGATCAGCTTCCCCGGCGTCAAAGCCCTCGACGGTGTCGACTTCCGCCTGTTCCCGGGCGAGGTCCACACCCTCATGGGCGAGAACGGCGCCGGCAAGTCCACCCTCATCAAGGCGCTGACCGGCGTCTACAAGATCGACAGCGGCGAGATCGTCGTCGGAGGGACGCCCCGGCGCCTCGCCGGCACCGCCGACGCGCAGGCGGCCGGCATCTCGACCGTCTACCAGGAGGTCAACCTCTGCACCAACCTCAGCATCGGCGAGAACGTCATGCTGGGCTACGAGGTGCGCGGTCCCTTCGGCATCAACTGGCGGGCGACGCACGAGGCCGCCAAGCGCGCCCTCGAGCGCCTCGGCCTCGGCCACCTCGACCCGCGCCGCCCGCTCTCCTCGCTCTCGATCGCGATGCAGCAGCTGGTCGCGATCAGCCGCTCCACGGTGAGCGACTCGCGCGTGCTCATCCTCGACGAGCCGACCTCGAGCCTGGACGCGAACGAGGTCGAGAACCTCTTCGTCGTCATCCGCCGCCTCCGCGCGGAGGGCGTCGCGATCCTCTTCGTCTCGCACTTCCTCGACCAGGTCTACGCGATCAGCGACCGCCTCACGGTGCTGCGCAACGGCACCTACGTGGGCGAGTACCTCACCCACGAGCTGGACCGCACCTCGCTGATCTCCAAGATGATCGGCAAGGACATCGCCGCGCTGCGCTCCCTCGACTCCGAGCGCGCGGACAGCGACCACCTCTACCGCGAGGCCCCGCTCTACACCGCGAAGGGCCTGGCCAAGAAGGGCTCGATCGAGTCGACCGACCTCACCCTGCACCGCGGCGAGGTCGTCGGCTTCGCCGGTCTCCTCGGCTCCGGCCGCACCGAGCTCGCCCGCCTGATCTACGGCGTGGACAAGCCCGACACCGGCGAGATCACGCTGCACGGCAAGAAGATCGACGTCCCGACGCCGACCGCCGGCCTCGCGCACAAGATCGCGTTCTCGAGCGAGAACCGCCGCGACGAGGGCATCATCCGCGACCTCTCGGTCCGGGAGAACCTCATCCTCGCCGTCCAGGCCAAGCGCGGCTGGGCCCGTCCCCTCTCCAAGAAGGAGAAGGACGAGATCGTCGCGAAGTACCTCGTCGAGCTCAACGTGCGCCCCGCCGACCCGGACCGCCCGATCAGCAAGCTCTCCGGCGGCAACCAGCAGAAGGTGCTCCTCGGGCGCTGGCTGGCCACCGCCCCGGAGATCCTCATCCTCGACGAGCCGACCCGCGGCATCGACGTCGGAGCGAAGGCCGAGATCCAGGAGAAGGTCGTCGCCCTGGCCGGCGAGGGCGTCGCCGTGGTCTTCATCTCGTCCGAGCTCGACGAGGTCGTCCGCCTCAGCGACCGCATCATCGTCCTCAAGGATCACCGCGTGATCGCGGAGATCCTCAACGGACCCGCTGTCACTGCGGAGTCGATCGTCACTACCATCGCCGCAGAGGGAGTCGTCGACGAGGACGTCGTCGTTCTCGAAGGCGCCACGCAGGAGGCCGCATCATGA
- a CDS encoding family 43 glycosylhydrolase — MKPFLRPLVLVTAVALTVPLLTAQSAAAAPADDLVLRYALDATSGTTAVDSSGKGRDGVLSGGAVASGAAGVTLDGVDDFVKLPDNVLAGLSSITVSTEVLVKPSQGTPYFIWGLGNTTNNAGNGYLYTTGNSYKTSIATGNWTTEQTVNSGADLARGVWKTLTYTLDEASDIARLYLDGAQVAQQTGVTITPGAIGGGSTTANAIGRSVYTGDKFLAGSVRDFRIYSSALSAADVATLQASDTTRTTRDAAALSLGDLSAVTANLTLPTTGPNGSAIAWSSSNSAVVSSSGVVTRPATGTAQAVLTATVTRGSATQTRTFTATVNAQDANADAQKALDALSIVNAGDVRGNVTLPAKAGAYDVTWASSNTAVVSTTGVVKRQAASTAVTLTATIAGTTATRQLPVTVTAAPANLDTEYDAGYLWTHFASTDYEKIYFGSSTDGLHWSKLNSDKAILANLGGTLGVRDPHLVRSPTGDEYWILGTDLHAEGTAPGGTWDQTNASKDLVVWRSTDLVNWSSQSIVFAGFPDAGNVWAPEAIWDDVTGQYYVYWAARDKTLTGGASAQRVYVSTTRDFMSFSTPKVWLDENAAANGGPSIIDTTIAKEGSTYYRFSTSDWRTVVDKASSLAGPWTRVIARGEETSRGLSDHLEGLTVYQLPDGRWVVMGDSFGYSAYVTDTLADMRFTALPVGTTGANTYSFSKPFRHGSVLRLSSAEEARITAAYGATSTGPTPKPVNAKGEILRYTFDGGSGTTVTDSSGNGLNGTIVSGGAWQTGSVKLDGTDDYIKLPDNLLAGVTDVTVQTEVWIDPAQSGAYFLYGLGNTTNGAGDGYLFTSGNNYRTSLTTGNYTTEQTVSSGSAVPRGQWAQLTYTLSGTTATLYLDGVRVGGGTVTADPKDIGGGTTTANYLGRSNYDADNRFRGQVREFALYNRALSSAEVLASSGNTTVLADVTLTGDVLKTAPIVDQATRTVTLPVKPGTDRSKLTPTYSTAAGVTASPASGTVRDLRTPQTVVLTPAGGGATTTWTLKAVEMKSPVLPGLYADPNIAVFGDTYYLYATSDGFPGWGGKTFYAWSSKNLVDWTRSAQPILTLDGANGNVPWATGNAWAPTIIEKGGKYYFYFSGQNAALDRKTIGVAVASNPMGPFTAQPSPMITNGESVKSGQAIDPAAFTDPATGKSYLFWGNGAPVYAELSDDMLSIKAGTIKTISGLTDFREGAFMNYRNGLYHLTYSIDDTGSENYKVGYATSTSIDGPWTYRGVILEKDPSQGILATGHSSIINVPGTDDWYIAYHRFAIPGGDGQHRETTIDKVTFDPATGLMQKVVPTLTSVSPQTVPSATPAIAVTATASTRCVQGKVVLSVLATNPNAFPVKVVITSTSGSKTFAEVGAGKTVTHSFTTRTAALPAGEATTTATAFVAGKPATATATAPYAAASCG, encoded by the coding sequence ATGAAGCCCTTCCTGCGACCGCTCGTCCTCGTGACGGCCGTCGCGTTGACCGTCCCGCTGCTGACGGCGCAGTCCGCCGCAGCCGCTCCGGCCGATGATCTCGTCCTCCGCTATGCGCTCGACGCGACCAGCGGCACGACCGCCGTCGACAGCTCCGGCAAGGGCCGCGACGGTGTCCTCTCCGGCGGCGCGGTCGCCTCGGGCGCCGCGGGCGTGACGCTCGACGGCGTCGACGACTTCGTGAAGCTGCCCGACAACGTGCTCGCCGGCCTCAGCTCGATCACCGTGAGCACCGAGGTGCTGGTGAAGCCGAGCCAGGGCACGCCGTACTTCATCTGGGGCCTCGGCAACACGACGAACAACGCGGGCAACGGCTACCTGTACACGACGGGCAACAGCTACAAGACCTCCATCGCCACCGGCAACTGGACCACCGAGCAGACCGTGAACTCGGGAGCCGACCTCGCCCGCGGGGTCTGGAAGACGCTCACCTACACGCTCGACGAAGCCTCCGACATCGCGCGGCTCTACCTCGACGGCGCCCAGGTCGCGCAGCAGACCGGCGTGACCATCACCCCCGGCGCGATCGGCGGCGGCAGCACCACCGCGAACGCGATCGGCCGCTCGGTCTACACCGGCGACAAGTTCCTCGCCGGCTCGGTGCGCGACTTCCGCATCTACAGCAGCGCGCTCAGCGCCGCCGACGTCGCGACCCTCCAGGCGAGCGACACCACGCGCACCACCCGCGACGCCGCCGCGCTGAGCCTCGGCGACCTCTCCGCCGTCACCGCGAACCTCACCCTGCCGACCACCGGGCCCAACGGCTCGGCGATCGCCTGGTCCTCCAGCAACTCCGCCGTCGTCTCCTCGAGCGGAGTCGTCACCCGGCCCGCCACGGGCACCGCCCAGGCCGTGCTCACCGCGACCGTCACCCGCGGCTCCGCGACGCAGACGCGCACCTTCACCGCCACCGTGAACGCGCAGGACGCGAACGCCGACGCGCAGAAGGCGCTCGACGCGCTGAGCATCGTCAACGCCGGCGACGTCCGCGGCAACGTCACGCTGCCCGCGAAGGCCGGCGCCTACGACGTCACCTGGGCCTCCTCGAACACCGCCGTCGTCAGCACCACCGGCGTCGTCAAGCGCCAGGCCGCGTCCACCGCGGTCACCCTCACCGCGACGATCGCCGGCACCACCGCCACCCGGCAGCTCCCGGTCACCGTGACCGCCGCGCCCGCGAACCTCGACACCGAGTACGACGCCGGCTACCTCTGGACCCACTTCGCCTCGACCGACTACGAGAAGATCTACTTCGGCTCCAGCACCGACGGCCTGCACTGGTCCAAGCTCAACAGCGACAAGGCGATCCTCGCCAACCTCGGCGGCACCCTCGGCGTCCGCGACCCGCACCTCGTGCGCTCCCCCACGGGTGACGAGTACTGGATCCTCGGCACCGACCTGCACGCCGAGGGCACCGCTCCCGGCGGCACCTGGGACCAGACCAACGCGAGCAAGGACCTCGTCGTCTGGCGCTCGACCGACCTCGTGAACTGGAGCAGCCAGAGCATCGTCTTCGCCGGCTTCCCCGACGCGGGCAACGTCTGGGCCCCCGAGGCGATCTGGGACGACGTGACCGGTCAGTACTACGTCTACTGGGCCGCCCGCGACAAGACGCTGACCGGCGGAGCCTCCGCGCAGCGCGTCTACGTCTCGACCACCCGCGACTTCATGAGCTTCTCGACCCCGAAGGTGTGGCTCGACGAGAACGCGGCGGCGAACGGCGGCCCGAGCATCATCGACACCACCATCGCCAAGGAGGGGAGCACCTACTACCGCTTCTCCACCTCCGACTGGCGCACCGTCGTCGACAAGGCCTCGAGCCTCGCCGGCCCGTGGACCCGCGTGATCGCCCGCGGCGAGGAGACCTCCCGCGGCCTCTCCGACCACCTCGAGGGCCTCACCGTCTACCAGCTGCCCGACGGCCGCTGGGTCGTGATGGGCGACTCGTTCGGCTACTCCGCCTACGTCACCGACACCCTCGCGGACATGCGCTTCACCGCCCTGCCGGTGGGCACGACCGGAGCGAACACCTACTCCTTCTCGAAGCCCTTCCGCCACGGCTCGGTGCTGCGGCTCTCCAGCGCCGAGGAGGCCCGCATCACTGCGGCCTACGGCGCCACGAGCACCGGGCCGACCCCGAAGCCGGTGAACGCGAAGGGCGAGATCCTCCGCTACACCTTCGACGGCGGCTCCGGCACGACCGTCACCGACAGCTCGGGCAACGGCCTGAACGGCACGATCGTCTCGGGCGGCGCCTGGCAGACCGGCTCCGTGAAGCTCGACGGCACCGACGACTACATCAAGCTGCCGGACAACCTGCTCGCCGGCGTCACCGACGTCACCGTGCAGACCGAGGTCTGGATCGACCCCGCGCAGAGCGGCGCCTACTTCCTCTACGGCCTCGGCAACACCACCAACGGAGCGGGTGACGGCTACCTCTTCACCTCCGGCAACAACTACCGGACCAGCCTCACCACCGGGAACTACACCACCGAGCAGACCGTCTCCTCCGGCTCGGCCGTCCCCCGCGGGCAGTGGGCGCAGCTGACCTACACGCTCTCCGGCACCACCGCGACGCTCTACCTCGACGGCGTCCGCGTCGGCGGCGGCACCGTCACGGCCGACCCGAAGGACATCGGCGGCGGCACGACGACGGCGAACTACCTCGGCCGCTCGAACTACGACGCCGACAACCGCTTCCGCGGTCAGGTCCGCGAGTTCGCGCTCTACAACCGGGCGCTGAGCTCGGCGGAGGTGCTCGCCTCCTCCGGCAACACCACGGTGCTGGCCGACGTCACGCTCACCGGCGACGTGCTCAAGACCGCACCGATCGTCGACCAGGCGACCCGCACCGTCACCCTCCCGGTGAAGCCCGGCACGGACCGCTCGAAGCTGACCCCCACCTACTCCACCGCCGCGGGCGTCACCGCGAGCCCCGCCTCCGGCACCGTCCGCGACCTGCGCACCCCGCAGACCGTCGTGCTGACCCCGGCCGGCGGCGGAGCGACCACCACCTGGACGCTCAAGGCCGTCGAGATGAAGAGCCCCGTCCTCCCGGGTCTCTACGCCGACCCGAACATCGCGGTCTTCGGCGACACCTACTACCTCTACGCGACCTCGGACGGCTTCCCCGGCTGGGGCGGCAAGACCTTCTACGCCTGGTCCTCGAAGAACCTCGTCGACTGGACCCGCTCCGCGCAGCCGATCCTGACCCTCGACGGCGCGAACGGGAACGTCCCGTGGGCGACCGGCAACGCCTGGGCGCCGACGATCATCGAGAAGGGCGGGAAGTACTACTTCTACTTCTCCGGCCAGAACGCGGCGCTCGACCGCAAGACGATCGGAGTCGCGGTCGCCTCGAACCCGATGGGCCCGTTCACCGCGCAGCCGTCCCCGATGATCACCAACGGCGAGTCCGTGAAGTCCGGCCAGGCCATCGACCCGGCCGCGTTCACCGACCCGGCCACCGGCAAGAGCTACCTCTTCTGGGGCAACGGCGCACCCGTGTACGCCGAGCTCTCGGACGACATGCTCTCGATCAAGGCGGGCACCATCAAGACGATCTCGGGCCTCACGGACTTCCGCGAGGGCGCGTTCATGAACTACCGCAACGGGCTCTACCACCTGACCTACTCGATCGACGACACCGGCTCGGAGAACTACAAGGTCGGCTACGCGACCTCGACGAGCATCGACGGACCGTGGACCTACCGCGGCGTGATCCTGGAGAAGGACCCCTCGCAGGGCATCCTCGCCACCGGCCACAGCTCGATCATCAACGTCCCCGGCACCGACGACTGGTACATCGCCTACCACCGCTTCGCCATCCCCGGCGGAGACGGCCAGCACCGCGAGACCACCATCGACAAGGTCACCTTCGACCCGGCGACCGGCCTGATGCAGAAGGTCGTCCCCACCCTCACCAGCGTCAGCCCGCAGACGGTGCCGAGCGCGACTCCGGCCATCGCGGTCACCGCCACGGCGAGCACCCGCTGCGTGCAGGGCAAGGTCGTCCTCTCGGTCCTCGCGACGAACCCGAACGCCTTCCCGGTGAAGGTCGTCATCACCTCGACCTCGGGCTCCAAGACGTTCGCGGAGGTGGGCGCCGGCAAGACCGTCACGCACTCCTTCACGACCCGCACCGCCGCGCTGCCCGCCGGCGAGGCGACCACGACGGCCACCGCGTTCGTCGCGGGCAAGCCCGCCACCGCGACGGCCACCGCGCCGTACGCGGCGGCGAGCTGCGGCTGA